Proteins encoded by one window of Scatophagus argus isolate fScaArg1 chromosome 4, fScaArg1.pri, whole genome shotgun sequence:
- the LOC124057339 gene encoding UDP-glucuronosyltransferase 2A1-like isoform X2: MELGQRLSVYVLLVLCATSSVNGGNILVWYTEGSHWINMKPVLETLIDRGHQVTVLVPSTSMFMNTSESSRFRYESFNVSVSMETVEKFMEDFLQFTIYEMDHMSYLQIYIRFMAMMKLNMQNSLKYLDGVLKSDTIMKRLKEGKYDLLLADPVYPGSDLTAEILGIPLVFSLRFSLAHNWERYCGQLPAPPSFVPGAMSKLTDNMDFSERVWNFLFYALQDAVLSNVYWKEVDKYYSEIKGSPTSACEMMGRADIWLMRTYWDFDFPRPFLPNFKFVGGIHCRPAKPLPKDMEEFVQSSGDAGVVVFTLGSLIKNITREKGNMIASALAQIPQKVLWRYGGEKPETLGVNTRIYNWIPQNDLLGHPKTRAFITHGGANGIYEAIYHGVPMVGIPMFADQPENLIHMKARGAATTVDLNFMKTEDLRDAINAVINEKSYKENAMRLSSIHHDRPMSPLDEAVFWIEFTMRHKGAKHLRVQAHELTWYQYHSLDVLVFLLAIVLSLIFLFIKSCTFCFQRCCGRKGKTKRKTE; this comes from the exons ATGGAGCTGGGACAGCGTCTCTCTGTTTACGTCCTGCTGGTACTTTGTGCGACAAGCAGTGTAAATGGAGGTAACATTTTGGTGTGGTACACTGAAGGCAGCCACTGGATTAACATGAAGCCTGTGCTGGAGACCCTGATCGACAGAGGACACCAGGTGACGGTTCTGGTGCCAAGCACCTCAATGTTTATGAACACCAGTGAGTCGTCCCGCTTTCGCTATGAATCATTCAACGTCTCTGTGTCAATGGAGACCGTGGAAAAGTTCATGGAGGACTTCCTTCAATTCACCATATATGAAATGGATCATATGAGCTACTTGCAGATTTACATCAGATTCATGGCTATGATGAAGCTCAATATGCAGAATTCTTTAAAGTATTTGGATGGTGTGCTGAAATCAGACACCATCATGAAGAGGCTGAAGGAGGGAAAATATGACCTTCTCCTGGCTGATCCTGTCTACCCTGGTAGTGACCTAACAGCAGAGATTTTGGGCATCCCCCTCGTCTTCTCCCTGCGCTTTTCCCTTGCGCATAACTGGGAGAGGTATTGTGGTCAGCTACCTGCTCCACCTTCCTTTGTCCCTGGTGCTATGAGCAAACTGACTGACAACATGGACTTCTCTGAGAGAGTGTGGAACTTCCTCTTCTATGCACTGCAGGATGCTGTGTTAAGTAACGTTTATTGGAAGGAAGTAGATAAGTATTATTCTGAAATCAAAG GAAGTCCCACCAGCGCCTGTGAGATGATGGGTAGAGCAGACATCTGGCTGATGCGGACCTACTGGGATTTTGACTTCCCTCGTCCTTTCCTCCCCAACTTCAAATTTGTTGGTGGGATCCACTGCCGACCTGCTAAACCTTTACCTAAA GATATGGAAGAGTTTGTGCAGAGTTCAGGAGACGCTGGTGTCGTGGTCTTCACTTTGGGATCATTGATCAAGAACATCACCAGAGAGAAGGGAAATATGATCGCCTCGGCCCTCGCTCAGATCCCACAGAAG GTGTTGTGGAGGTACGGTGGAGAAAAACCAGAGACGCTGGGTGTCAACACCAGAATATACAACTGGATCCCTCAGAATGACTTACTGG GTCACCCGAAAACCAGAGCTTTCATCACCCATGGTGGTGCAAATGGGATATATGAGGCCATCTACCACGGAGTTCCCATGGTGGGCATCCCCATGTTTGCTGACCAGCCAGAAAACTTGATCCATATGAAAGCTAGAGGAGCTGCAACTACTGTGGACCTGAACTTCATGAAGACCGAGGACCTGAGAGATGCAATCAATGCTGTCATCAATGAGAAATC GTATAAGGAGAATGCCATGCGGCTGTCCAGTATCCACCATGACAGGCCCATGAGCCCTCTGGATGAGGCTGTATTCTGGATAGAGTTCACCATGAGACACAAGGGGGCCAAGCACCTGAGGGTCCAGGCCCATGAGCTCACCTGGTACCAGTATCACAGTCTGGATGTCCTGGTCTTCCTCCTTGCCATCGTTCTGTCCCTCATATTCCTCTTCATCAAGTCCTGCACTTTCTGCTTCCAGAGGTGCTGTGGCAGAaagggaaagacaaagagaaagactgagTGA
- the LOC124057340 gene encoding UDP-glucuronosyltransferase 2A2-like isoform X2, which yields MFWKEIDNYYSEVKGSPTSACELIGRADIWLMRTYWDFDFPRPFLPNFKFVGGIHCRPAKPLPKDMEEFVQSSGDAGVVVFTLGSFIKNITREKGNMIASALAQIPQKVLWRYSGEKPETLGANTRIYDWIPQNDILGHPKTRAFITHGGANGIYEAIYHGVPMVGIPLVADQPDNLAHMKARGAAIVLDLNSMKTEDLKDAVNAVINEKSYKENVMRLSSIHHDRPISPLDEAVFWIEFTMRHKGAKHLRVQAHELTWYQYHSLDVLVFLLAIVLSLIFLFIKSCTFCFQRCCGRKGKTKRKTE from the exons ATGTTTTGGAAAGAGATAGATAACTATTACTCTGAAGTCAAAG GAAGTCCCACCAGTGCCTGTGAGTTGATAGGTAGAGCTGACATCTGGCTGATGCGGACCTACTGGGATTTTGACTTCCCTCGTCCTTTCCTCCCCAACTTCAAATTTGTTGGTGGGATCCACTGCCGACCTGCTAAACCTTTACCAAAG GATATGGAAGAGTTTGTGCAGAGTTCAGGAGACGCTGGTGTCGTGGTCTTCACTTTGGGATCATTCATCAAGAACATCACCAGAGAGAAGGGAAATATGATCGCCTCGGCCCTCGCTCAGATCCCACAGAAG GTGTTGTGGAGGTACAGTGGAGAAAAACCAGAGACTCTGGGTGCCAACACCAGAATATATGACTGGATCCCTCAGAATGACATACTGG GTCATCCCAAGACCAGAGCTTTCATCACTCATGGTGGTGCAAATGGGATATATGAGGCCATCTACCACGGTGTTCCCATGGTGGGCATCCCCTTGGTTGCTGACCAGCCAGATAACTTGGCCCATATGAAGGCTAGGGGAGCTGCAATTGTCTTAGACTTGAACTCAATGAAGACTGAGGACCTCAAAGATGCAGTCAATGCTGTCATCAATGAGAAATC GTATAAGGAGAATGTCATGCGGCTGTCCAGTATCCACCATGACAGGCCCATAAGCCCTCTGGATGAGGCTGTATTCTGGATAGAGTTCACCATGAGACACAAGGGGGCCAAGCACCTGAGGGTCCAGGCCCATGAGCTCACCTGGTACCAGTATCACAGCCTGGATGTCCTGGTCTTCCTCCTTGCCATCGTTCTGTCCCTCATATTCCTCTTCATCAAGTCCTGCACTTTCTGCTTCCAGAGGTGCTGTGGCAGAaagggaaagacaaagagaaagactgagTGA
- the LOC124057340 gene encoding UDP-glucuronosyltransferase 2A1-like isoform X1, with amino-acid sequence MTFRESLSACILLVLCATSSVNGGNILVWYADGSHWINMKPVLETLIDRGHQVTVLVPSTSMFMNASEPSRFRYEPFNVSVSMEAMEKFMEDSLQFILYEMEHMSYLQIYIRFTEIMKISVQNSFKCLDGVLKSDIIMKRLKEGKYDLLLADPVFPGSDLMAEILGIPLVFSMRFSIAHYWERYCGQLPAPPSFVPSTTSKLTDNMDFFERVWNFLLYALQDTAITMFWKEIDNYYSEVKGSPTSACELIGRADIWLMRTYWDFDFPRPFLPNFKFVGGIHCRPAKPLPKDMEEFVQSSGDAGVVVFTLGSFIKNITREKGNMIASALAQIPQKVLWRYSGEKPETLGANTRIYDWIPQNDILGHPKTRAFITHGGANGIYEAIYHGVPMVGIPLVADQPDNLAHMKARGAAIVLDLNSMKTEDLKDAVNAVINEKSYKENVMRLSSIHHDRPISPLDEAVFWIEFTMRHKGAKHLRVQAHELTWYQYHSLDVLVFLLAIVLSLIFLFIKSCTFCFQRCCGRKGKTKRKTE; translated from the exons ATGACGTTCAGAGAGAGTCTCTCCGCTTGCATCCTGCTGGTACTTTGTGCGACAAGCAGTGTAAATGGAGGGAACATTTTGGTGTGGTACGCTGACGGCAGCCACTGGATTAACATGAAGCCTGTGCTGGAGACCCTGATCGACAGAGGACACCAGGTGACGGTTCTGGTGCCAAGTACATCAATGTTTATGAATGCCAGTGAGCCGTCCCGCTTTCGCTATGAACCATTCAACGTCTCTGTGTCAATGGAGGCCATGGAAAAGTTCATGGAGGACTCCCTTCAATTTATCCTATATGAGATGGAGCATATGAGCTACTTGCAGATTTATATTAGGTTCACAGAGATAATGAAGATCAGTGTGCAGAATTCTTTTAAGTGTTTGGATGGTGTGCTGAAATCAGACATCATCATGAAGAGGCTGAAGGAGGGGAAATATGACCTTCTCCTGGCTGATCCTGTCTTCCCTGGCAGTGACTTAATGGCAGAGATTTTGGGTATCCCCCTCGTCTTCTCCATGCGCTTTTCCATTGCCCATTACTGGGAGAGGTATTGTGGTCAGCTACCTGCTCCACCTTCCTTTGTCCCCAGCACTACGAGCAAACTGACTGATAACATGGACTTCTTTGAGAGAGTGTGGAACTTTCTCCTCTATGCACTGCAGGACACTGCAATCACCATGTTTTGGAAAGAGATAGATAACTATTACTCTGAAGTCAAAG GAAGTCCCACCAGTGCCTGTGAGTTGATAGGTAGAGCTGACATCTGGCTGATGCGGACCTACTGGGATTTTGACTTCCCTCGTCCTTTCCTCCCCAACTTCAAATTTGTTGGTGGGATCCACTGCCGACCTGCTAAACCTTTACCAAAG GATATGGAAGAGTTTGTGCAGAGTTCAGGAGACGCTGGTGTCGTGGTCTTCACTTTGGGATCATTCATCAAGAACATCACCAGAGAGAAGGGAAATATGATCGCCTCGGCCCTCGCTCAGATCCCACAGAAG GTGTTGTGGAGGTACAGTGGAGAAAAACCAGAGACTCTGGGTGCCAACACCAGAATATATGACTGGATCCCTCAGAATGACATACTGG GTCATCCCAAGACCAGAGCTTTCATCACTCATGGTGGTGCAAATGGGATATATGAGGCCATCTACCACGGTGTTCCCATGGTGGGCATCCCCTTGGTTGCTGACCAGCCAGATAACTTGGCCCATATGAAGGCTAGGGGAGCTGCAATTGTCTTAGACTTGAACTCAATGAAGACTGAGGACCTCAAAGATGCAGTCAATGCTGTCATCAATGAGAAATC GTATAAGGAGAATGTCATGCGGCTGTCCAGTATCCACCATGACAGGCCCATAAGCCCTCTGGATGAGGCTGTATTCTGGATAGAGTTCACCATGAGACACAAGGGGGCCAAGCACCTGAGGGTCCAGGCCCATGAGCTCACCTGGTACCAGTATCACAGCCTGGATGTCCTGGTCTTCCTCCTTGCCATCGTTCTGTCCCTCATATTCCTCTTCATCAAGTCCTGCACTTTCTGCTTCCAGAGGTGCTGTGGCAGAaagggaaagacaaagagaaagactgagTGA
- the LOC124057339 gene encoding UDP-glucuronosyltransferase 2A2-like isoform X4 gives MRFRESLSVCILLVLYATSSVNGGNILVWYTDGSHWINMKPVLETLIDRGHQVTVLVPSTSMFMNAKEPSRFRYEPFNVSVSMETLQKFVEDFLQFTMYDMDHMSYLQIYLRFMDITKLSLQNNLKYLDGVLKSDTIMKRLKEGKYDLLLADPVYPGSDLTAEILGIPLVLSLRFSLAHYCERYCGQLPAPPSFVPSTTSKLTDNMDFFERVWNFLFYALQDIAIHTAWKEIDNYYSEVKGSPTSACEMMGRADIWLMRTYWDFDFPRPVLPNFKFVGGIHCRPAKPLPKDMEEFVQSSGDAGVVVFALGSFIKNITREKGNMIASALAQIPQKVLWRYSGEKPETLGANTRIYDWIPQNDLLGHPKTRAFITHGGANGIYEAIYHGVPMVGIPLFGDQPDNLVHMKARGAAVILDLNSMKTEDLRDAVNTVINEKSYKENAMRLSSIHHDRPMSPLDEAVFWIEFTMRHKGAKHLRVHAHELTWYQYHSLDVLVFLLAIVLSLIFLFIKTCTFCFQRCCGRKGKTKRKAE, from the exons ATGAGGTTCAGAGagagtctctctgtctgcatccTGCTGGTACTTTATGCAACAAGCAGTGTAAATGGAGGGAACATTTTGGTGTGGTACACTGACGGCAGCCACTGGATTAACATGAAGCCTGTGCTGGAGACCCTGATCGACAGAGGACACCAGGTGACGGTTCTGGTGCCAAGTACATCAATGTTTATGAATGCCAAAGAGCCGTCCCGCTTTCGCTATGAACCATTCAACGTCTCTGTGTCAATGGAGACCTTGCAAAAGTTCGTGGAGGACTTCCTTCAATTCACCATGTATGACATGGATCATATGAGCTACTTGCAGATTTACCTAAGATTCATGGATATAACTAAGCTTAGTCTGCAGAACAATCTGAAGTATTTGGATGGTGTGCTGAAATCAGACACCATCATGAAGAGGCTGAAGGAGGGGAAATATGACCTTCTCCTGGCTGATCCTGTCTACCCTGGTAGTGACCTAACAGCAGAGATTTTGGGCATCCCTCTCGTCCTCTCCCTGCGCTTTTCCCTTGCCCATTACTGTGAGAGGTATTGTGGTCAGCTACCTGCTCCACCTTCCTTTGTCCCCAGCACTACGAGCAAACTGACTGATAACATGGACTTCTTTGAGAGAGTGTGGAACTTCCTCTTCTATGCACTGCAGGACATTGCAATACACACGGCTTGGAAAGAGATAGATAACTATTACTCTGAAGTCAAAG GAAGTCCCACCAGTGCCTGTGAGATGATGGGTAGAGCAGACATCTGGTTGATGCGGACCTACTGGGATTTTGACTTCCCTCGTCCTGTCCTCCCCAACTTCAAATTTGTTGGTGGGATCCACTGCAGACCTGCTAAACCTTTACCAAAG GATATGGAAGAGTTTGTGCAGAGTTCAGGAGACGCTGGTGTCGTGGTCTTCGCTTTGGGATCATTCATCAAGAACATCACCAGAGAGAAGGGAAATATGATCGCCTCGGCCCTCGCTCAGATCCCACAGAAG GTGCTGTGGAGGTACAGTGGAGAAAAACCAGAGACTCTGGGTGCCAACACTAGAATATACGACTGGATCCCTCAGAATGACTTACTGG GTCATCCCAAGACCAGAGCTTTCATCACCCATGGTGGTGCAAATGGGATATATGAGGCCATCTACCACGGTGTTCCCATGGTGGGCATCCCCTTGTTTGGTGACCAGCCAGATAACTTGGTCCATATGAAGGCTAGGGGAGCTGCAGTTATCCTAGACTTGAACTCAATGAAGACTGAGGACCTCAGAGATGCAGTCAATACTGTCATCAATGAGAAATC GTATAAGGAGAATGCCATGCGGCTGTCCAGTATCCACCATGACAGGCCCATGAGCCCTCTGGATGAGGCTGTATTCTGGATAGAGTTCACCATGAGACACAAGGGGGCCAAGCACCTGAGGGTCCACGCCCATGAGCTCACCTGGTACCAGTATCACAGCCTGGATGTCCTGGTCTTCCTCCTTGCCATCGTTCTGTCCCTCATATTCCTCTTCATCAAGACCTGCACTTTCTGCTTCCAGAGGTGCTGTGGCAGAaagggaaagacaaagagaaaggcTGAGTGA
- the tal2 gene encoding T-cell acute lymphocytic leukemia protein 2: MTRKVFTNTRERWRQHNVNTAFAELRKLIPTHPPEKKLSKNEILRLAMRYINFLVQLLESQSGQPASHSPTALLSFLRGNMEQLQSPPHPWALTSDTEVPSPGSSCDSSEAW; the protein is encoded by the coding sequence ATGACCAGGAAGGTGTTCACCAACACGAGGGAGCGCTGGCGTCAGCACAACGTCAACACCGCCTTCGCAGAGCTCCGTAAGCTCATCCCCACCCACCCTCCAGAGAAGAAGCTGAGCAAGAATGAGATCTTACGTCTGGCCATGCGCTACATCAACTTCCTGGTGCAGCTGCTGGAGAGTCAGAGCGGTCAGCCGGCCAGCCACTCTCCCACCGCTCTGCTCAGCTTCCTCAGAGGAAACATGGAACAGCTGCAGTCCCCTCCACACCCCTGGGCCCTAACCAGTGACACCGAAGTCCCCTCCCCTGGATCCAGCTGCGACAGCTCCGAGGCCTGGTAG
- the LOC124057339 gene encoding UDP-glucuronosyltransferase 2A1-like isoform X5, with the protein MELGQRLSVYVLLVLCATSSVNGGNILVWYTEGSHWINMKPVLETLIDRGHQVTVLVPSTSMFMNTSESSRFRYESFNVSVSMETVEKFMEDFLQFTIYEMDHMSYLQIYIRFMAMMKLNMQNSLKYLDGVLKSDTIMKRLKEGKYDLLLADPVYPGSDLTAEILGIPLVFSLRFSLAHNWERYCGQLPAPPSFVPGAMSKLTDNMDFSERVWNFLFYALQDAVLSNVYWKEVDKYYSEIKGNILVWYTDGSHWINMKPVLETLIDRGHQVTVLVPSVSMFMNTNEPVRIRYEPFNVSFSMETMKKVLDDFFQFSIYEIDHMSYLQVYIKYMDMMKLNMKYQLKYLDGVLKSDTIMKRLKEGKYDLLLADPIYPGSDLTAEILGIPLIFSLRFSLAHNWERYCGQLPAPPSFVPSTMSKLTDNMNFFERVWNFLFYALQDFAVGNIFWKEVDKYYSEIKGTPTSACEMMGRADIWLLRTYWDFDFPRPFLPNFKFVGGIHCRPAKPLPKDMEEFVQSSGDAGVVVFTLGSFIKNITREKGNMIASALAQIPQKVLWRYSGEKPETLGANTRIYNWIPQNDILGHPKTRAFITHGGANGIYEAIYHGVPMVGIPLFGDQPDNLVHMKARGAAIIVDLNFMKTEDLRDAISAVINEKSYKENAMRLSSIHHDRPMSPLDEVVFWIEFTMRHKGAKHLRVQAHELTWYQYHSLDVLVFLLAIVLSLIFLFIKSCTFCFQRCCGRKGKTKRKAE; encoded by the exons ATGGAGCTGGGACAGCGTCTCTCTGTTTACGTCCTGCTGGTACTTTGTGCGACAAGCAGTGTAAATGGAGGTAACATTTTGGTGTGGTACACTGAAGGCAGCCACTGGATTAACATGAAGCCTGTGCTGGAGACCCTGATCGACAGAGGACACCAGGTGACGGTTCTGGTGCCAAGCACCTCAATGTTTATGAACACCAGTGAGTCGTCCCGCTTTCGCTATGAATCATTCAACGTCTCTGTGTCAATGGAGACCGTGGAAAAGTTCATGGAGGACTTCCTTCAATTCACCATATATGAAATGGATCATATGAGCTACTTGCAGATTTACATCAGATTCATGGCTATGATGAAGCTCAATATGCAGAATTCTTTAAAGTATTTGGATGGTGTGCTGAAATCAGACACCATCATGAAGAGGCTGAAGGAGGGAAAATATGACCTTCTCCTGGCTGATCCTGTCTACCCTGGTAGTGACCTAACAGCAGAGATTTTGGGCATCCCCCTCGTCTTCTCCCTGCGCTTTTCCCTTGCGCATAACTGGGAGAGGTATTGTGGTCAGCTACCTGCTCCACCTTCCTTTGTCCCTGGTGCTATGAGCAAACTGACTGACAACATGGACTTCTCTGAGAGAGTGTGGAACTTCCTCTTCTATGCACTGCAGGATGCTGTGTTAAGTAACGTTTATTGGAAGGAAGTAGATAAGTATTATTCTGAAATCAAAG GGAACATTTTGGTGTGGTACACTGACGGCAGCCACTGGATTAACATGAAGCCTGTGCTGGAGACCCTGATCGACAGAGGACACCAGGTGACGGTTCTGGTCCCCAGTGTTTCGATGTTCATGAACACCAATGAGCCTGTCCGCATTCGCTACGAACCGTTCAATGTCTCCTTCTCTATGGAGACCATGAAGAAGGTTCTGGATGACTTCTTTCAATTCTCCATATACGAGATCGATCATATGAGCTACTTGCAGGTTTACATCAAATACATGGATATGATGAAGCTCAATATGAAGTACCAGTTGAAGTATTTGGATGGTGTGCTGAAATCAGACACCATCATGAAGAGGCTGAAGGAGGGGAAATATGACCTTCTCCTGGCTGATCCCATCTACCCAGGCAGTGACCTAACAGCAGAGATTTTGGGCATCCCCCTCATCTTCTCCCTGCGCTTTTCCCTTGCCCATAACTGGGAGAGGTATTGTGGTCAGCTACCTGCTCCACCTTCCTTTGTCCCCAGCACGATGAGCAAACTGACCGATAACATGAACTTCTTTGAGAGAGTGTGGAACTTCCTCTTCTATGCACTGCAGGATTTTGCAGTAGGTAATATTTTTTGGAAAGAAGTAGATAAGTATTACTCTGAAATCAAAG GAACTCCCACCAGTGCCTGTGAGATGATGGGTAGAGCAGACATCTGGTTGTTGCGGACCTACTGGGATTTTGACTTCCCTCGTCCTTTCCTCCCCAACTTCAAATTTGTTGGTGGGATCCACTGCCGACCTGCTAAACCTTTACCAAAG GATATGGAAGAGTTTGTGCAGAGTTCAGGAGACGCTGGTGTCGTGGTCTTCACTTTGGGATCATTCATCAAGAACATCACCAGAGAGAAGGGAAATATGATCGCCTCGGCCCTCGCTCAGATCCCACAGAAG GTGTTGTGGAGGTACAGTGGAGAAAAACCAGAGACTCTGGGTGCCAACACCAGAATATACAACTGGATCCCTCAGAATGACATACTGG GTCATCCCAAGACCAGAGCTTTCATCACCCATGGTGGTGCAAATGGGATATATGAGGCCATCTACCACGGTGTTCCCATGGTGGGCATCCCCTTGTTTGGTGACCAGCCAGATAACTTGGTCCATATGAAGGCTAGGGGAGCTGCAATTATCGTAGACTTGAACTTCATGAAAACAGAGGACCTCAGAGATGCAATCAGTGCTGTCATCAATGAGAAATC GTATAAGGAGAATGCCATGCGGCTGTCCAGTATCCACCATGACAGGCCCATGAGCCCTCTAGATGAGGTCGTATTCTGGATAGAGTTCACCATGAGACACAAGGGGGCCAAGCACCTGAGGGTCCAGGCCCATGAGCTCACCTGGTACCAGTATCACAGTCTGGATGTCCTGGTCTTCCTCCTTGCCATCGTTCTGTCCCTCATATTCCTCTTCATCAAGTCCTGCACTTTCTGCTTCCAGAGGTGCTGTGGCAGAaagggaaagacaaagagaaaggcTGAGTGA